CACGTGCTGCGCCGCCTCTGCGACCGGGCCAAGGTGCCGCACCGACCGGAGGACACCCGCGGCGACGTGGTCCTGGAGATGTACGAGCGGCTGGTGGAGGAACGGACGAAACTCCCCACCTTCTACAAGGACTTCCCGACCGACGTCTCCCCGCTCACCCGCCAGCACCGCAAGGACCCCCGGCTCGCCGAGCGGTGGGACCTCGTCGCCTTCGGCACCGAACTCGGCACCGCCTACTCGGAGCTGACCGACCCCGTCGAACAGCGGCGCAGGCTCACCGCCCAGTCCCTGCTCGCCGCCGGCGGCGACCCCGAGGCCATGGAACTCGACAACGACTTCCTGGACGCCCTCGAATACGCGATGCCCCCGACCGGCGGCCTCGGCATCGGCGTCGACCGCCTCGTCATGTTCCTCACGGGCCTGACGATCCGCGAAACCCTCCCCTTCCCCCTGGTGAGGACGCGGCTGACCGCGAGCGCGGCTGGTCCGCCCGAGTGAGCGGGGCGGGGCGCGTCCGCGCCTCTCGACATCTGTGGGGATGTCGTTGATACGTAGTAATAATGAAAAATGACGAGCCGACAGTAGGGCGGCGCGTGCTCCTGCGCACCGCCGTCTTCCTCGGAGTCGCCGCAGCGGGACTGATCACCACCGGTAACGGCAGCGAGGGCGGTACGCCCGGAACGTCCGGCCTGCCGGGAGCGGGCGGCGCACCGGGGTCCGCCGCCGGGCCCGGCCCGAACCCCGCGGCGGGGGCGCCCGGATCCCTCCCCCGGGCCTTGCCCGAGAAGTCCTACCGGCTGCGCCCCATGACGGCGGACGCCCCTGCCCGCCCGGCCGCCGTGAAACCGGCGGTGCGGACCCGGCCCATCCTGGAACTCCCGGCCGAGGCGAGCGCCCACAGCGCGATGGTGCTGACCTTCGACGACGGGCCGGACCCCCGCTACACCCCGGCCATCCTCGACACCCTCGGCCGGTACGGCGTGCGCGCCATGTTCTTCGTCTGCGGGGAGATGGCCGCGGAGAACCGGGACCTGCTGCGCCGGATGGCCGCCGAGGGACACGTCATCGGCAACCACACCTGGACCCACCCGCTCATCCCGAAGCTCAGCCGGCCCGCCCTCGCCGCCGAGATCGGCCGCACGAGCGAGGTCGTACAGCAGGCCGTCGGAGAGGCGCCGCAGTGGTTCCGGGCACCCTACGGGGCGTGGAACCGGGCGGCCTTCGAGATCGGGGCCGAGCTGGGGATGGAACCGCTCGCCTGGACCGTGGACAGCCTGGACTGGGAGGAGCCCGGCGTGACCACGATCGTCTCCCGGGTCATGCGCGGAGCGGGCCCCCGCGCGATCGTCCTGTCGCACGACGCGGGCGGCGACCGGACGCAGAGCGTCCAGGCCATCGCCTCCTACCTGCCCCAACTGCTCGCGCGGGGCTACCGGATGACGCTGCCGACGCTGTCCGGCGTGGCGCCGCACTGAGCGCGGAGCGCGGCTGGGGAGGACGGGGGTGGGGCCGGGAGTGCCTCCCGGCCCCACCGTTCAGCGGACCTCGACCATCCGCGCGAAGACGACCACGTTGCCGTCGTACCCGCGCGCCTTGGAGTAGGCGCCGCCGCATGTGATCACGCGCAGTTCCGCGTGTCCGGTGTCCCCGTACACGCGGGCTCCGGGGAAGGCCTCCTTGGAGAACACCTCCACTCCGTACACCTCGAACACCGCAGTGCGCCCGTCGTAGCGCTCCACCTCGATGCGGTTGCCCGGTTTGACCGAGCCCAGGCCGTAGAAGACCGCCGGGCCCTGCGCGTTGTCCACGTGGCCCACGATCACCGCCGAGCCCCGCTGCCCCGGCGAGATGCCGTTGAGGTACCAGCCCGCGAGGTTGCGGTCCTGCGGCGGCGGGGCGTCGATCCAGCCCTCCGCGTCCAGCCCGACCGTCATCACCGGCGCGTCCACGTTGATCGTGGGGATCCGGATGCGCTGCACGGAGGAGTGCTCCAGCAGCTCCATGTCCGCGGGCGGCGTCGGCGGATTCGCCGGCAACTGGTCGGCCGTCACCGCGACGGCCGAGGCCGCGGTGGGCTGGGGCGGTCCGTCGTCGATGTCCACGCCGTTTCGCACCATGGCGAGGCCGCTGAGCATGACCAGGGCGATGACGCCCCACGGTGAGCGTTTGCGTGACTGCCCTGTCTCGTCCTCGCCCATCGTTCTCCCTTCCCGACGCGGGGGTCCCGACCCGCGTTCCCGTCCCACCCCTGTACGCCCTACGTCACGCACGCTAAGGCCGGGGCGGCAGGTCGGCGAGGGGGGAGGGGCGAACGGGTGGCCGCGGCCGCGGCGGGAGCCGGAAGGGGCCGGAAGAGGGCCGGGTGGGGGCCGGAAGGGATGCGCCCATCCAGGTAATCGTCACATGAATGCCTGACGGGTCGTGACCTGCGGATCCGTCAGCGCGGCGGCCCGTGCCTCGGCGTGTCGCTCAACCGGGCGGCCCAAAGCCGGACATGCGGAGATTGCGGTACGACCGGAGGGTTCGACGTGGGAGGCGTTCTCGTCGATCATCCGGGGCCGACGCTCCGGGGCGCTTTCCGCTGGAGGTTCCACCATGCGTGTCTTGCGCGCTCTTACCGTGACGGCGGCAGCCTGTGCCGCCCTCGGCCTCAGTGCCCCGCTCGCCTCCGCGAACCAGGACCCCGGGGGCCGGGGTGGGAACGGGGGTGGGAGGGGCCCCAGCAACGTCTCGGTGAACCCGTTCGCCGTGCACCAGGGGTCCA
This DNA window, taken from Streptomyces sp. TN58, encodes the following:
- a CDS encoding polysaccharide deacetylase family protein: MKNDEPTVGRRVLLRTAVFLGVAAAGLITTGNGSEGGTPGTSGLPGAGGAPGSAAGPGPNPAAGAPGSLPRALPEKSYRLRPMTADAPARPAAVKPAVRTRPILELPAEASAHSAMVLTFDDGPDPRYTPAILDTLGRYGVRAMFFVCGEMAAENRDLLRRMAAEGHVIGNHTWTHPLIPKLSRPALAAEIGRTSEVVQQAVGEAPQWFRAPYGAWNRAAFEIGAELGMEPLAWTVDSLDWEEPGVTTIVSRVMRGAGPRAIVLSHDAGGDRTQSVQAIASYLPQLLARGYRMTLPTLSGVAPH
- a CDS encoding class F sortase, whose translation is MGEDETGQSRKRSPWGVIALVMLSGLAMVRNGVDIDDGPPQPTAASAVAVTADQLPANPPTPPADMELLEHSSVQRIRIPTINVDAPVMTVGLDAEGWIDAPPPQDRNLAGWYLNGISPGQRGSAVIVGHVDNAQGPAVFYGLGSVKPGNRIEVERYDGRTAVFEVYGVEVFSKEAFPGARVYGDTGHAELRVITCGGAYSKARGYDGNVVVFARMVEVR